The proteins below are encoded in one region of Apostichopus japonicus isolate 1M-3 chromosome 4, ASM3797524v1, whole genome shotgun sequence:
- the LOC139966251 gene encoding uncharacterized protein isoform X3 — MYTDDQSLHLTTFCLQYKPTIVACVCVHLACKWSQYEIPKSSDGNYWWEYVDPNVTVALLDQLTMEFLQIIEACPNRLKRRITIHKEQTIAAKKNKKDGGGIEDGPFASLGGKPGSQSSIDSGIAELDDPSKFHLLPPHVGSPWLTKPSKDGEKGIGEPAGTSGQSGRVPGKVDLAENPQPTKKTLGEYRLEKEKKRKVQEQKMKEDRARQEQKMKDERMRQSKMKQEKRKAYEEQLLRDEGKVRPKMPQVPGKHDQQHSQAMVRHLHGERPTHPSSKIKLEAGGDQHGRHPKEHALTSDKDKRHRPVPINLVEGGSSSRQPLHNKRPPPMPPSVHGKDSSRHPHNREHHHSKPALPIKTERVEDRKVPDPAKSKTSSNFKPHSETKKLHSSPQLQKHQLKKEPVNKSESGASLLHKTQLIQEKALAQRDEDQRLNDELSDIRDEIMKELEYDAISVTRENQSHPPPPPPSAVEKRRNSLDNLRQVAREELMHLKKSGMESKQHSSVAASMASGSRVGGEGMDLKPPVKVKEGGSKIGHDQAPSASFPHSPVKKLKSPVKVKREAPKSTTTSPLLLSKSESPLTKKQALDLGGLSQSHVSQSVDALKKASTPRVSKQEKPNGPLKHLRVGGDASMVSKTELVLNASNLTSKADLPGKTAVTPDHSEETTAEKDWSYEMEEGEISTSPIIHERKFKSDMQTKITETLSSPSIPEGLSLKKESRKVESSRAVVEPQSNQTSIIAGQMLNSTQVKREKVSSERVVTGGSESVLSKDSLPPLRKGDNISTVTPVSGGQQGVQQSPKHKHKHKDKKKHKKHRQEKPVESITGSPNVESTSILTTSGGIKLKIKGLSSSFSGSSPGEPAKSEQLSNSAGHLSLKDASPNSGKDKGHKHRHKHGKVKSHRKDGEGQSRKRSLSPLGQGAPSPAKKRMAPDGEGRVAHSELPGSLLSLPMPPPDPKKVSPSKHSTGKQKHRKNTIPPPPPPPTSGKDSPPPPPPPPPPPPPPPGRDTSSPLTTVTALPSMDSMPMDPYAYGNQYFTYPNSMPHGNGNVQSSSKSGSQHRGQKQPRPPPYS, encoded by the exons CCTCCACTTGACGACATTCTGCCTCCAATACAAACCAACCATCGTGgcctgtgtgtgtgtacatctTGCCTGTAAATGGTCTCAGTATGAG ATTCCAAAGTCGAGTGACGGCAACTACTGGTGGGAGTATGTTGATCCTAATGTGACAGTAGCTTTATTGGACC AACTAACCATGGAGTTTTTGCAAATTATCGAGGCCTGCCCTAACCGTCTGAAGAGAAGAATAACAATTCACAAG GAACAAACGATAGCTgcaaaaaagaacaagaaagaTGGAGGAGGTATCGAAGATGGGCCCTTTGCCAGTCTTGGAGGTAAACCCGGATCTCAGTCGTCGATTGACAGCGGCATCGCTGAACTCGACGATCCTTCTAAATTTCATCTGCTTCCTCCACACGTGGGGTCACCGTGGCTGACAAAGCCATCTAAAGACGGGGAGAAGGGCATCGGGGAACCCGCAGGAACGTCAGGCCAGTCCGGGAGAGTTCCTGGTAAGGTAGATCTGGCAGAAAATCCTCAGCCTACCAAGAAGACCCTTGGGGAGTACAGactggaaaaggaaaaaaaaaggaaggtaCAAGAGCAGAAGATGAAGGAGGATAGGGCGCGGCAGGAACAAAAGATGAAAGACGAGAGAATGAGGCAATCCAAGATGAAACAGGAGAAGAGGAAAGCGTACGAGGAGCAGTTGTTGAGAGACGAGGGCAAAGTCAGACCAAAGATGCCTCAAGTACCAGGTAAACATGATCAGCAGCATTCTCAGGCTATGGTACGACATCTGCACGGGGAGCGGCCTACACACCCCTCCAGCAAGATCAAACTGGAAGCCGGGGGGGACCAACATGGGAGGCATCCGAAGGAACATGCTTTAACCTCTGATAAAGACAAGAGGCATAGACCTGTTCCTATCAATTTGGTGGAAGGTGGCAGTAGCAGCAGGCAACCACTCCATAATAAAAGACCACCTCCTATGCCTCCCTCTGTCCATGGAAAGGATTCCTCCAGACACCCCCACAATAGGGAACATCACCATTCTAAGCCTGCTTTACCAATCAAGACGGAGAGAGTAGAGGACAGAAAGGTCCCTGATCCAGCAAAGAGTAAAACTAGTAGTAATTTTAAACCTCACTCCGAAACTAAGAAATTACACAGTTCTCCGCAACTGCAAAAGCATCAACTCAAAAAAGAGCCTGTTAATAAGAGTGAATCGGGAGCGTCATTGCTTCACAAAACGCAGCTTATACAAGAGAAGGCACTAGCCCAGAGAGACGAAGACCAAAGACTTAACGACGAATTGTCTGACATAAGAGATGAAATCATGAAGGAATTAGAGTACGATGCCATTTCAGTGACACGTGAAAATCAGTCTCATCCACCTCCGCCTCCTCCATCTGCTGTGGAGAAGAGGAGAAACTCGTTGGATAACCTCCGACAAGTTGCTAGGGAAGAATTGATGCATTTAAAGAAATCGGGGATGGAGAGCAAGCAACATTCAAGTGTAGCTGCCAGCATGGCTTCTGGCAGTAGAGTCGGTGGTGAAGGTATGGACTTAAAACCCCCAGTTAAAGTCAAGGAGGGGGGGAGCAAAATTGGACACGATCAAGCACCTTCTGCTAGCTTTCCACATTCTCCAGTGAAGAAATTGAAATCGCCTGTGAAAGTAAAGCGAGAGGCACCTAAAAGTACTACTACGAGTCCTTTATTATTATCTAAGAGTGAATCTCCTTTGACAAAGAAGCAAGCTTTGGACTTGGGGGGACTGTCACAGTCACATGTGTCACAGTCGGTTGATGCATTGAAAAAGGCTAGCACACCCCGCGTTTCGAAACAGGAAAAACCCAATGGACCGCTCAAACATTTACGTGTGGGTGGTGATGCGTCGATGGTTTCAAAGACAGAGTTGGTATTGAATGCTAGCAATTTGACGTCAAAGGCAGATTTACCAGGTAAGACTGCCGTTACTCCCGATCACTCTGAGGAGACTACTGCCGAGAAGGACTGGTCTTACGAAATGGAAGAAGGGGAAATTAGTACTTCTCCCATCATCCATGAGAGaaaatttaaaagtgatatGCAAACTAAAATTACAGAAACATTGTCGTCGCCATCTATTCCTGAAGGACTTAGCTTAAAGAAAGAATCTAGGAAGGTTGAGTCCAGTCGTGCGGTGGTAGAACCACAATCAAATCAAACTTCCATTATTGCAGGTCAAATGTTGAACAGTACACAAGTGAAACGTGAAAAAGTGTCATCTGAAAGGGTAGTTACAGGTGGTTCGGAATCTGTATTGTCCAAGGATAGCTTGCCACCGCTGAGAAAGGGAGACAATATTTCGACTGTGACTCCTGTCTCCGGGGGGCAACAGGGTGTCCAACAGTCAccaaaacataaacataaacacaAAGATAAGAAAAAGCATAAGAAACACCGCCAGGAGAAGCCAGTTGAAAGCATCACTGGGTCGCCAAATGTAGAATCCACCTCAATATTGACAACGTCAGGAGGGATCAAACTTAAGATTAAGGGACTCTCGAGTTCGTTCTCTGGCAGCAGCCCCGGCGAACCCGCAAAGTCTGAACAATTGAGTAACAGTGCCGGACATTTGTCCTTGAAGGATGCTTCACCAAACTCAGGAAAAGATAAGGGACACAAACACCGACACAAGCATGGCAAGGTCAAGAGCCATCGAAAGGACGGCGAGGGCCAGAGTAGAAAGAGGAGTCTGAGCCCCCTGGGACAAGGAGCTCCCTCACCAGCAAAGAAGAGGATGGCTCCGGATGGAGAGGGTAGGGTGGCACACTCAGAGTTACCTGGATCCTTACTCAGTCTGCCAATGCCTCCCCCAGATCCTAAGAAGGTATCACCGTCTAAGCATTCCACTGGCAAACAGAAACATAGAAAGAATACCATTCCACCGCCTCCCCCGCCACCAACATCTGGTAAAGACTCACCGCCAccacctccaccccctcccccaccaccgccccctccccctgggAGAGATACCAGCTCACCACTCACGACGGTGACTGCATTGCCATCCATGGACTCCATGCCGATGGATCCGTATGCATATGGTAATCAGTACTTCACATACCCTAACTCGATGCCCCATGGAAACGGCAACGTGCAGAGCTCATCCAAGTCAGGGTCGCAGCACAGGGGTCAGAAACAACCTCGACCGCCTCCTTATTCTTGA